GCACCGGGTCTGGGCAGACGGCGGCGGTGCTGGTTCTTGTGCTGCTGGTGGGGACGATCGCCTGGATGGCCCGGCAGACGGCGGAGTTCCACCTGCCGCCCCAGCTGGCCCGGGTGGAGGGTGAGAGCGAAGAGACCAGTCTGTTCCGTGCCCGGCAGAAGGTCGCTGTCACGGGTACGCTCCTGATCGGCCCGGAGGCAGGCTTCTGGGCCTTTTTCCCGCGTTTGGCTGTGTATGCCGGGGCTATCGCCCTGGCGAGACCGGCGTGGTTCGGCCTGACCTACCGCATCGACTACCTGCGAGGTGCGAGGCTGTTCCTGGGCGGGCAGATAGCCTGGTGGCAGGACCTGCTGTGGGTGCTGGTGCTGATCGCCTGGTCGCTGCTGGCCCTGCGCTACGTCTCCCGTGCGCCACGTGGTGACGGACGGCAGCGAACGCTGGTGACCCTCCTCACGGTGCTGCTGTCCGTGGTCTGGCTGGCCCTGGTGGTGTTCGCTCCTCCGGCGTCGATGCGAGAGGCGGCGAAGCTTGGGGCACCCGGCATCGTATTGCTCGCGCAGGTGGCGGCATCACTCACCACCGTGGCCTTCTCGGCCTTCGTGGCGTATCTGGTGGCGGCAGGTCCCTGGGTGTCGGCCGTCTCGCGGCGCCTGGTGGCGGAGTTCGTGCTGCTCGCGGCCGTGGTCCTGCTGGCGTCCCCCGTGGTGCTGGGCCGTTCCGCGACCCGGCAGGCCGCTGAGCAGGCTGAGAAGTCACGCTGGGAGGCCTACGGTCAGGCAGTCGGCGAGGTGCAGGACGCCCTGGCGCAGTTCCGCCTGGACCACCGGGCGTATCCGCTGAGTCTGGGCGCACTGACGGCCTCCGAGCCCCTGCGCGAGGGCGTTGACCCGGCCGGTAACCGCCTCGGACTCGCCACGCAGGGCCCCGCGGTGCCCTATCTGGCCTCCCTGCCTCGAGACCCACTCACCGGGGCAGCCACGCACTGGCTCTATGACCCACTCTCAGCCGACCTCGTGTGGTCGGAGGTCTTCCAGACGGTGGTCACGACTCCCCTTCAGGATGCAGCGGTCGCTCCGAAGCCAACAGACTACTGGCGGCTTCCGGCTCCCGAGGCTCTCCGAGAGGCCATGGGCAAGGCCCGCGACGTGCTCTTCGGCTCGCCCGACTCCCTTGTGCGGGTGGCGAACGGTACCGTGGACCTGGTGGAGGCCGTCGACCTTCACGGTCTGCGCGCCGGACTGTGCCCTCTGCGTGAGGTGCCCGGTCTGGACGAGCCGCGCTTCGCTGTGGCGCCGGACCGCTCCTCAATGATGCTGTCCTGTGCCGTCCGCCGTGAGATCGTGGCGGGCTCCACTACGCCCCGGGTCAAGTCTGCCGTCTTCGACGTGTCCAGCTCCGGCACCCGGTTGACCCCTCTCGGTGCGCCGGTGGATGGTCAGGTCCTGGCCCTTCAGACCTCGGGCGACGGAGTCCGTGCCGGGTGCATCCTCAACAGTGGCTACGCGGGACGCGACGAGCGCAGTCTGTGGTCCTTGGAGCCGAACGGGGAGTGGCGCGGTCCGCTGACTGAGAACGTGCAGCGGTTCCTGTGGCATCCCACCCAGGCTTGCATGATCGCTCTCGTGACTCGCGACGATCTGCCCACAGGTTCCTCTCGGCCCGTATGCGATCTTGTTCGCGTCTGGCCCGACGGGCGCAACGATCCGCTGGATCCGGGACAACGCTATTCGGACGCGGTTCTGGCCGCAACCGGCACTGAGGTCCTCGCGCTGACGGCTGGCGGCAGCCTGCGTGCGCTGAGTACCGATGGGGAAGAAAGTCGCGATCTGGAGGTTGGCGGAGCCCCTGTCCTCGATGCGCTGTACCTGGGCGAGGAGCGTGTGGCAGTGCTGCTGGGGCCATACCAGAAGCCCACAGGCGAGCCCTCGACGGGGCAGTTGGTGCTGTTCAACCTTGCCGAGGGCGAGCAGAGCAGCATCTCGCCGGTGGCGCCGAAGGGCACCCTCTGGGTCGGTGGCCGAATCCTGGGCCACCATGCGCCAACAGGGTACCTCTTCCTGCGGCTCTGGCAGCGTGACCCTCAGGCCGGGAGGGTAGTCATGGTCAACCAGAACGGCGGCCCGGTGCAGGAGATCTCCCTGGCAACCAAGTAGCCGGTCTGGCGGAGGTTTGTGCAGGCACAAGCAGCACGGACGGAATCGCAACGGGGAACCAGCCTCCTAAGGAGGTCGGTTCCCCGTTACTGGTTCTCGTGGCAGTGTGGCGCGAGCGCCTACCGCTTGCGAAGCACGAAGTAGTCCACGTTGAGGTTGTAGTCCATGATGGTGGTCAGG
The window above is part of the Armatimonadia bacterium genome. Proteins encoded here:
- a CDS encoding DUF2330 domain-containing protein; amino-acid sequence: MKLRRLLPWIALLFCAPALWAGGLLVPAAEQGRSPAELTVSSPAQRAVIFRPDDSSEVLLLQVAYRGLARPFCWVIPVPGEPGTQDVFSASQEFMDSVFRRTAPVLETEIIDPLAPYHPKGKPHPGGDLALPRPYERSLGQRGLFSAGGYTVTILDARSRPSLAEWLQVRGYVVPSDLDAQVASYAERNWRFVALEGKPVAPADSAVMEYLRPVGIRFETKRPVYPLALAQAEAQPATLLELVVIAPVPVSCEQPASVDLAGRAVLKPGQAYERYRAGLRKDCLVREAVTRGACPYKDLGYDASSWTGSRKPQWNKFWSTRFAGVLPREKLVDLIFKGNETRPFRAHLQRSYEVPPQGLDLLRTGSGQTAAVLVLVLLVGTIAWMARQTAEFHLPPQLARVEGESEETSLFRARQKVAVTGTLLIGPEAGFWAFFPRLAVYAGAIALARPAWFGLTYRIDYLRGARLFLGGQIAWWQDLLWVLVLIAWSLLALRYVSRAPRGDGRQRTLVTLLTVLLSVVWLALVVFAPPASMREAAKLGAPGIVLLAQVAASLTTVAFSAFVAYLVAAGPWVSAVSRRLVAEFVLLAAVVLLASPVVLGRSATRQAAEQAEKSRWEAYGQAVGEVQDALAQFRLDHRAYPLSLGALTASEPLREGVDPAGNRLGLATQGPAVPYLASLPRDPLTGAATHWLYDPLSADLVWSEVFQTVVTTPLQDAAVAPKPTDYWRLPAPEALREAMGKARDVLFGSPDSLVRVANGTVDLVEAVDLHGLRAGLCPLREVPGLDEPRFAVAPDRSSMMLSCAVRREIVAGSTTPRVKSAVFDVSSSGTRLTPLGAPVDGQVLALQTSGDGVRAGCILNSGYAGRDERSLWSLEPNGEWRGPLTENVQRFLWHPTQACMIALVTRDDLPTGSSRPVCDLVRVWPDGRNDPLDPGQRYSDAVLAATGTEVLALTAGGSLRALSTDGEESRDLEVGGAPVLDALYLGEERVAVLLGPYQKPTGEPSTGQLVLFNLAEGEQSSISPVAPKGTLWVGGRILGHHAPTGYLFLRLWQRDPQAGRVVMVNQNGGPVQEISLATK